A single genomic interval of Nitrospirota bacterium harbors:
- a CDS encoding FAD-dependent thymidylate synthase, with the protein MRTEGPQRRVIAVAPMPPEKSAYALARYSRSPDSIEDSIRWVHTHSSEKFWEQFYFDYGHASIADLGHAIVCFEHISELAAIRLEDEPLWDGQAKSSRYQNFASSAWYVPDSVRGTETEGTYHGILRSLANVYRTLHEPLVRFLSEREPRPESMTPAQYQRTIAARAFDVTRYLLPLAARTNVGQVVSIRTLEKQITRLLSSQLPELRAIGEELKEACQRPPVDLWAELSGQTAGPAEPLAPTLARHAKASPYQAEVYADLARHAREVLKGTGLPDHPDVVKATTRLEGQGVEESVDLIEPHHPLDELVATLFYRVTQAPYRNILAVVREWTEKQKRDTVEVALRKRGPYDELIKEFRSGYAFIFDILMDIGGWRDLHRHRRCQQVQQNFTTVHGYDVPAALVQAGLERDYQDAMDAVKSDIERLRKTSQEAALYAIPFGFRVRCLFKMDFAEAEYIARLRSGVKGHWSYRTIAWSMKRKLAQRYPTLGDLVQATPPDVEDTLTR; encoded by the coding sequence ATGAGGACGGAAGGTCCCCAGCGCCGCGTGATCGCGGTGGCGCCCATGCCGCCGGAGAAATCCGCCTACGCGCTGGCCCGCTACAGCCGCTCGCCGGATTCGATCGAGGACAGCATCCGCTGGGTCCATACGCATTCCTCCGAGAAGTTCTGGGAGCAGTTCTATTTCGATTACGGGCACGCCTCGATCGCCGATCTGGGGCACGCCATCGTCTGTTTCGAACACATCTCGGAACTCGCGGCGATCCGACTCGAGGACGAACCGCTATGGGACGGTCAAGCCAAGTCCAGTCGTTACCAGAACTTCGCCTCCAGCGCGTGGTACGTGCCGGACTCCGTGCGCGGTACCGAAACGGAAGGGACCTATCACGGCATTCTTCGCAGCCTGGCCAACGTCTACCGCACGCTGCATGAGCCGCTGGTGCGGTTTCTGTCCGAGCGCGAGCCCCGCCCTGAATCCATGACGCCGGCGCAATACCAGCGGACGATCGCGGCCCGTGCGTTCGACGTGACACGCTACCTCCTGCCGCTGGCGGCCCGCACCAACGTCGGCCAGGTGGTGAGCATCAGGACGCTCGAAAAACAGATTACGCGGCTGCTCTCCTCCCAGTTGCCGGAGCTGCGGGCGATCGGGGAAGAACTGAAAGAAGCCTGCCAGCGTCCTCCTGTCGACCTTTGGGCCGAGCTTTCGGGGCAGACGGCCGGCCCGGCCGAGCCCCTGGCGCCGACGCTCGCGCGGCATGCCAAGGCGAGTCCGTATCAGGCCGAGGTGTACGCGGACCTGGCGCGGCACGCGCGCGAAGTGCTGAAAGGGACCGGGCTTCCCGATCATCCGGACGTGGTGAAGGCGACCACGAGACTGGAAGGCCAGGGGGTCGAGGAGTCGGTGGACCTCATTGAGCCTCATCACCCCCTGGACGAACTGGTCGCGACGCTGTTCTATCGCGTGACGCAGGCGCCGTATCGGAACATCCTCGCCGTCGTCCGCGAGTGGACCGAGAAGCAGAAGCGGGACACGGTCGAAGTCGCGCTGCGGAAGCGCGGGCCCTATGACGAACTGATCAAGGAGTTCCGAAGCGGGTACGCGTTCATCTTCGACATCCTCATGGACATCGGGGGCTGGCGGGACCTGCACCGGCACCGGCGTTGCCAGCAGGTCCAGCAGAACTTCACGACCGTCCACGGATACGACGTCCCGGCCGCGCTCGTCCAAGCCGGGCTCGAGCGGGACTATCAGGACGCCATGGACGCCGTGAAATCCGACATCGAGCGGTTGCGCAAAACCAGCCAGGAAGCCGCGCTCTATGCGATTCCCTTCGGCTTCAGGGTCCGCTGTCTGTTTAAGATGGACTTCGCGGAGGCGGAGTACATCGCCAGGCTCCGATCGGGCGTGAAGGGACACTGGTCGTACCGGACCATCGCCTGGTCGATGAAGCGGAAACTCGCCCAGCGTTACCCGACACTGGGCGATCTGGTGCAGGCGACACCGCCTGACGTGGAGGACACGCTCACCCGATAG
- a CDS encoding tetratricopeptide repeat protein has protein sequence MSDYAVRIEGALLQGDWDAAFREATAWAQTVPADRREPRPYFALNVVHLIRGQFAEAWKIHAKALQESEDIEVIRAWMEDLRARHPDNALVHLVMGLFLAQSGKSEQSVDCYKEAMRLDPLSAYPHYFLAQIHERADRPELAIKEYREAVKLDPTYIPARTNLGVAYQEQGRLEMAIPQYREVIRLNPNDAIAHANLACALLEQGKTEAALLEYKEAVRLNPQDSEVRYALGGLYESRGRKDLALKEYEAAVQANPDFAPPRVAIGWMLFEKGNLGDAMDAFNRALKADPENARAYLGVAKVYACRGKVQTAIDNYTKALKYERDPQKKNEIMNQLFKEGGTWDT, from the coding sequence ATGTCGGACTACGCGGTTCGGATCGAAGGCGCCCTTCTGCAGGGTGACTGGGACGCGGCGTTCCGGGAAGCGACGGCGTGGGCGCAGACGGTGCCCGCGGACCGGCGCGAGCCGCGGCCGTACTTCGCTCTCAACGTCGTGCATCTTATCAGAGGGCAGTTCGCGGAGGCCTGGAAGATTCACGCCAAAGCGTTGCAGGAAAGCGAGGACATCGAGGTGATCCGAGCCTGGATGGAGGACTTGCGGGCCCGGCATCCGGACAACGCCCTTGTCCATTTGGTCATGGGTTTGTTTCTCGCCCAGTCGGGCAAATCCGAGCAGTCGGTGGATTGTTACAAGGAAGCCATGCGGCTCGATCCGCTCTCCGCCTATCCGCACTATTTTCTCGCGCAGATTCACGAGCGCGCGGACCGCCCGGAATTGGCGATCAAGGAGTACCGCGAAGCCGTCAAGCTGGACCCGACCTACATCCCGGCCCGGACCAACCTGGGTGTGGCCTATCAAGAACAGGGCCGGCTCGAAATGGCGATTCCCCAGTATCGTGAAGTGATCCGCCTGAATCCGAACGACGCGATCGCCCATGCGAATCTCGCCTGCGCGCTCTTGGAGCAAGGCAAAACGGAGGCGGCGCTGTTGGAGTACAAGGAGGCCGTTCGCCTGAATCCCCAGGACTCGGAGGTGCGTTACGCGCTGGGCGGTTTGTACGAAAGCCGGGGACGGAAAGATCTGGCGCTGAAGGAATATGAAGCGGCGGTCCAGGCCAATCCGGATTTCGCGCCCCCTCGCGTCGCGATCGGCTGGATGCTGTTTGAAAAAGGAAACCTGGGGGACGCGATGGACGCCTTCAACCGGGCATTGAAAGCCGATCCCGAGAATGCGCGCGCGTACCTGGGCGTCGCGAAAGTGTACGCCTGTCGCGGGAAGGTGCAGACCGCGATCGACA
- a CDS encoding DUF2231 domain-containing protein → MKSRLQFRGHPIHAMMVGFPIGLYSSALVCDVLYLLLRDAFWFRAAYWALVFGVVTHLGAAATGFPDFLAIIRERTAAARHPALSHLIFGIGLLVIQGLNLAVRNGGDLPASGSVALPVIVNVIGAALTGVQGWYGGELVYRHFVGIDLPETAPPGKHQKDKRHH, encoded by the coding sequence ATGAAAAGCCGGCTGCAGTTCCGCGGGCATCCGATTCACGCCATGATGGTGGGATTTCCCATCGGGCTGTACTCCTCGGCGCTTGTGTGCGATGTCCTCTATCTTCTGCTCCGCGACGCCTTCTGGTTTCGCGCCGCTTACTGGGCGTTGGTGTTCGGGGTGGTGACGCACCTGGGCGCCGCTGCCACCGGGTTTCCCGATTTTCTGGCGATCATCAGGGAGCGGACGGCGGCCGCCAGGCACCCGGCCCTGTCGCATCTCATCTTCGGAATCGGTTTGCTGGTCATCCAAGGGTTGAATCTGGCGGTGCGGAACGGGGGCGATCTCCCGGCCTCCGGCTCCGTCGCGCTCCCGGTGATCGTCAATGTGATCGGCGCGGCGCTGACCGGGGTGCAGGGCTGGTACGGAGGCGAGCTGGTCTACCGCCATTTCGTCGGGATCGACCTGCCGGAGACGGCGCCGCCGGGCAAGCACCAGAAGGACAAGAGGCACCATTGA